In Helianthus annuus cultivar XRQ/B chromosome 8, HanXRQr2.0-SUNRISE, whole genome shotgun sequence, a single genomic region encodes these proteins:
- the LOC110869934 gene encoding uncharacterized protein LOC110869934 — MDPSLLKTYFQYENDLVSNCNNSLPDGFLSFLKSLMYQSEVQNIYSKPIMWIGIYIAIASLFCILPMLADLLHGFKTQKLWFPCKYFTLNAASLTIIAVAMKLPMDLNNSMPYDVDQAAKLGSMAFMCTMMANLLPSLANMDNKELVTNIIALGVLVITLVVNVCIQMETGVVCNLGGDSYDILTYNSWLIAIVYVVMLLVLLMIHTCSALMIVKSKQILETKYKAAHETALKDLELQQPRGLTVEKLQQHVSNHWIMAETGSPQFMAVCSATTTASGVICVLSTVLHIIIMSFIRPRMKNYGSDYKGSVIAIFITQFTGSILGTVAPLSRCFASLSFKVSIKWIWNHIRVFRVESYCTQKLSDWKQSRVPFKFSSHRCKIVIQDLKVLILSFCIEVQKMVLVACKPMALIPIFIVIGILSCLQCWKWLKIMLCASYNASVKTPAQLQHNKDLSQYVMQLPDDMELAQRTLISISKSVTRLIQKAEKQQPNNLRKLLEEWSGFDGIGKYDLHQVPPLSEEKYVDCWSLPVVTLTTIAITLPNIQNNMVDRLLRSVSEGLTYVKHVEETLDASSEYVTIQEAARTLWLEVEVYHKWLGNKFSNPAHQVNTTKEIVQWFCWKSELGFEERKSFVHIIMN, encoded by the coding sequence ATGGATCCCTCCTTGCTGAAAACATATTTTCAATATGAGAATGATCTTGTGTCTAATTGCAACAACAGCCTTCCAGACGGGTTTCTATCTTTCTTGAAGAGCTTAATGTACCAGTCAGAGGTACAAAACATATACAGTAAACCTATAATGTGGATTGGGATTTATATTGCTATAGCTTCTCTTTTCTGCATCCTACCAATGCTAGCTGATCTGTTACATGGTTTCAAAACCCAAAAACTATGGTTTCCTTGTAAATACTTTACTCTGAATGCTGCTTCCCTCACTATCATAGCTGTTGCGATGAAGCTACCCATGGATCTAAATAATTCAATGCCATATGATGTCGATCAGGCGGCAAAGCTCGGAAGCATGGCATTTATGTGCACCATGATGGCTAATTTATTGCCTTCTCTAGCAAACATGGACAATAAGGAACTCGTCACAAACATCATAGCTTTGGGTGTTCTAGTAATCACCTTGGTTGTGAATGTATGCATTCAAATGGAAACTGGTGTGGTTTGCAATCTTGGCGGTGATAGTTACGATATTCTAACTTACAACAGTTGGTTAATAGCCATTGTTTATGTAGTTATGTTACTCGTGCTGTTGATGATACATACATGTTCAGCTTTAATGATTGTAAAGTCAAAACAAATATTAGAAACCAAATACAAAGCAGCTCATGAAACAGCTTTGAAGGATCTAGAGTTGCAACAACCTAGAGGATTAACGGTTGAGAAGCTACAGCAGCATGTTAGCAACCATTGGATCATGGCAGAGACTGGCAGCCCCCAATTTATGGCAGTTTGTTCTGCTACAACCACTGCTTCTGGGGTAATATGTGTTTTAAGCACTGTCTTACATATTATAATAATGTCTTTCATAAGACCACGAATGAAGAATTATGGGTCAGACTATAAGGGGTCAGTTATAGCAATTTTCATAACACAATTTACCGGATCAATATTGGGTACAGTTGCACCTCTTTCTAGATGTTTTGCATCATTAAGCTTTAAAGTGTCTATAAAATGGATTTGGAACCATATCAGGGTCTTCAGAGTAGAAAGCTACTGTACTCAGAAGTTATCTGATTGGAAACAGAGTCGGGTACCATTCAAATTCAGTAGCCACAGATGCAAGATTGTCATCCAGGATCTAAAGGTCCTGATTTTGAGCTTTTGTATAGAAGTCCAGAAAATGGTTTTGGTAGCATGTAAGCCGATGGCTTTGATCCCGATATTTATTGTAATTGGTATATTGTCTTGTTTACAATGCTGGAAGTGGTTAAAGATCATGTTATGTGCCTCATATAATGCGTCGGTAAAAACTCCAGCTCAACTACAACACAACAAAGATCTCAGCCAGTATGTTATGCAACTTCCGGATGATATGGAGCTTGCTCAGAGAACATTGATAAGCATTTCAAAATCTGTGACCCGTTTGATCCAAAAGGCTGAAAAGCAACAACCTAACAATCTTAGGAAGCTTCTAGAAGAATGGAGCGGTTTTGACGGAATTGGGAAGTACGACTTGCATCAGGTTCCACCTTTATCAGAAGAAAAGTATGTGGATTGCTGGAGCTTACCTGTAGTGACCCTGACAACCATTGCCATAACTCTTCCAAACATCCAAAACAACATGGTTGATAGGTTGCTAAGGAGTGTGAGCGAAGGTCTTACATACGTCAAACATGTGGAAGAAACCCTCGATGCTAGTTCCGAGTATGTAACCATTCAAGAGGCTGCTAGAACATTGTGGCTAGAAGTTGAAGTTTACCACAAATGGCTAGGAAACAAGTTCTCGAACCCCGCTCATCAAGTTAACACAACAAAAGAGATAGTACAGTGGTTCTGTTGGAAATCTGAATTAGGGTTTGAAGAACGAAAGAGTTTTGTTCATATAATTATGAATTGA